A region of the Leeuwenhoekiella sp. MAR_2009_132 genome:
GGTAAAAGCACAACAAAAAAATCAATTACCAATGAAGTTATTTCTCCGTTTTTATCAATTCCCCAAAATGCAGGATACATTCCATCTCCGTAACCTGATTGAAACATTGTAATATTTAAGTTAGAATTCGGAAGTTTAAAGTTTATCCAATTACCATAATCCTTTGGGTCATTTTGGTCTTTTGCACTTTTCTTAAATTCCATTGCAAAAATTTCGTCATAAATATTCCCATTTGGGTTTGACTTCATAAAGTCGTCTTGAAATTTCAAATATTCCACTCCAGCTTGAATGTCAAAAAATCCACCTAATCCAGCGTCAACAGGAAATCCAAAAAAATCTCCTTCGTCAATCAATTCGTTAATGTCTTCTCCGTCTCTTAAGGCTAAAACCCATTTTATTGCTTTTTTTTGATTAAATTCCAACTTTGCGATGGCATATCTGTCTCCAGATTTTTCTGTTTTAACTTCATAAATCTTTATAGGAAATTCCCCTGTTTTAACCTCTCTAGTTAGTGGTTTCATATCAGGTGTAACAAGTGGGTCGCACACTACTATTTTACCTGTTGGGACTTTTAATTTCCCAATTTCAATTACTGAAATCGGCATTCCTTCGATTGTGTCATTTTCAAAAATCTGGTTGTAATCTGCGTGCGAGAGAACTTCTGATTTCTTTTGGCTTTTCTTTTTAAATATGTTGAACATTTCTTGGTCTTTTTCCGAGTTATTTTTCTGTTGTGAATTACAAGCTGAAAAGCTTAAAATCAAAAGATAAATTATTATTAGGTTTTTCATTCTCAAATTAATGGCAACGGTCCCGTATAAAAGCTTTAACGGGTTTCCGGCTTTTTATGTGTTTTGGCTTTATTAGCGTTGGCAGAAAAAGCCGAGTTACTTACTTTTCATCAACAGCACTAAAATACTATAATCCTTTAACAAACGAACAACAAAAGCGCCGTTATTGCTTTTATGCATTGTTGTTAAATGTATTATCGGTCTAAGATCGACTAAAACAGAAAAATGATTTTTTCCTTTAGGGTTGCTTTTGCGAACTGCTTAGATACAGTTTTGAAAATCATTTTTTCCATCCGCAACCTTAGCAAAAAAGCGACACTAGGGAAGGAGTAAGACTTGTAAGTTTAGTAGAAAGTGAGGTATGAAACTCAATATATTTCGTTCATTATAGATCTAAACAAAATTTATATTTTACAACGTTGATGTATAAGGAAAGTTGCGTGTTTGTGTGCGAGGATTTTCCGAAGGAAAATCAGAAGCTAGCAAACGAGCAACTAACTTTGGTTTGGCTAAAACTAGCAATTTTTTTTATACGGTGTTAGCCATAGTTTTTATTCGGTTCTTAATTCAGTTTTAAATTCCAACCAAATAGTCAAAATATTTTCCGCATTATCAATTTCGATATCGTCAGTTGTATTTATAATTGTTAGCGATAAATTATCTGTCAGCTTTATTTCCGCTCGTTTTGTATTCCGCCAAATCGGTCCAGAGTTTTCTCGGTCCAATTCTTTTTCATTCAAGTATGATTTTCCGATAACATAATATGGAATCACGTATAAATGGTGATTGTCATAATCGTGAGGCATTAATTCGTCCATTCCTTGTCCGACAGCTTTAGTCAAATCAATTCCTAGTTTTTTGTCAAGACCATTTAATTCAGATTGAACATCGGAAATTTTACTTACATAATCCACGCAATCAGGACAATCGCAAATAAATCCATTTTGAGTTGCATAGAATTTTTCCGTTTCTATTCGGTTAATTTCTAATTTTATATTTCCTAATTCTATGGTTGTCATAAATTATGGCTAACGTGTTTGGCTATGGTTTCGTTGCGGAATGGTTCGGCAGAACTATTCCGCCGTAAACCAAAGTTAGTAAATACGCAGGAATTTCCGAGAGGAAATTCGGCCGCAATGAACTATAGCCGGTGTTAGCTACTGTGCTTTTTTTCTTTTTGACTCAATAAATATTTTTCCGTTCAAAGGTGTCCAAATTCCAATAGCATTGTCATTTTCAGTTCGGATTTTTTGTAATTCGTACACTTTGTCGCTTGTCAAGTCTCCCCAATATTTGAGAGGTATTTCTTTTATGATTCCAAATAGTAACTTGTCTCCGCCTTCACAGGTTGTGTCAATATGAAGTTCAGTCGGTTCAAAATTCAGTTCATATTTCAATTGACCCTCGTCATCATAAATTTTCCAAATTCCAGTTCGGTAATAATGAAAAGCACGAAACGCTCCTCCTGCACCACAGCCTATATAAGAGCCCAATTTGTAGTTCCCTTCCATTTTTAAGGTTCCGCTTTTAGAGTATTCTTTCCAATATCCAACTTTTAGGTCACTAACTCCGTATTTGCTAACAGCGAGAGCTCCTTTCCCTGAAATTATTCCGTTATTTTTTAATTCAATGATTGTATCTTTTTCAGGAATTCCATTTTCTAATTCTCCATATAGCTTATTATCAGAAATATAAATTCCTAAATCTTCCTGTCCAATTATTGTTTGATACTGAAATAATGTAACTAATATTATAATTGTGATTCTCATTTTCGGCATTGTAGCTAACGGTCTTGGCTATGGTTTCGTTACGGAATGGTACGCGAGTATCATTCCGCTGTAACCATAAATTTAGCAAAAAGGCTTGAAATTCCGATTAGGAATTTCAGCCGTAATGAACTATAGCCGTTGTTGTGTGTAGTGTTTTATTCGTTATTAAATAATTCGATTTCACTTTTATTGTTGTCAAACTTTTCTTTGGCCTTAAAGATAAATCCAAGGATAAAAATTGCCACAAAATTTATATTTATGTATGTCAAATCAGGGTCAGAATTCCAATTCATTTTCCAAGTTGTCACATTAAAATTCAGACCAATTATAAAATCATTTGTCAAGTCAACTTTAAGTCCAGCGAGTATTCCAGATGTATATTTAAATCCATAACCTAAAACTCCAAATCCTATTACTTGCAATGCTTGGTTTATCATTGAAAAGTTTATTCCCTTTTCATATTGCTTTTTGATTAGTAAAAATCCACAATAGATTGTATATATCATTAAACCTATGGCAATTAAATATATAACCATTAACGGTCCATTCAGAACAGGTTGATTCATTAGAATATATAAAGTAAATAACAGTCCGATTATTCCACCAATTAATTGATAGTATCCGAGTATATTCAGCTTTTTTAGGGTGCTATTCATTCGTTATTTTGGTTTTGGACATTACACACAACGGTCCCGCATAAAAGCTTTAACGGGTTTTCGGCTTTTTATGTGTTTTGGCTTTATTAGCGTTGGCAGAAAAAAGCCGAGTTATTTACTTTTCACCAACAGCACTAAAATACTATAATCCTTTAATAAACGAACAACAAAAGCTCCGTTATTGCTTTTATGCATTGTTGTTAAATGTATAATCGGTCTTAGATCGACTAAAACAGAAAAATGATTTTTTCCTTTAGGGTAGCTTTTGCGAACGGCTTATATACAGTTTTGAAAATCATTTTTTTCATCCGTGACCTTAGTAAAAAATCCACACTAGGGAAGGAGTAAGACTGGTAAGTTTAATAGAAAGTGAGGTATGAAACTCAATATATTTCGTTCATTAGAGATCTGAATAAATTTTATATTTTACAACGGTCTCGGCTATGAGTAGTTGCGTGGGTTAGCGGTTAACTTTGCAAGTACACACCAAACTGAAAATCCGCGAGGATTTTCAGAAGTAGGCGAGAACAAGCAATTACTTATAGCCATTGTTAGGGTGCGTTTTTATATTCAGTTTATTTATTCCAGTTCGATATTTTTCCGATAAATAAATTTCGGTTGTATCATTTCCATTACTCGAACTACTTCCCGAAATGTTTATATGATTTTTTCTTAAAACTAATTCAAGACTATCTGAATTTGTTGTTTTTATTATAATATCTCTTTTTGGGTCAAATTCTAAAGTTCCGTTTCCTTGATAAAATTCAAATTCGTTTCTGAAAGTTTTGAGATATTCTTTATTGCTTTCAGTTAGCCAATCCAAGTCTAAAGTTTCATTTAGTCTACTTACGGCTTGCTCTTTTTTTCCAGCTAAGGTTTCGAGCATTGCGTAGTTGACCAAAGGACTTAAATCCATTTCATCTTTAACTTTTGGATTATCCGTTAATTCAAGAGCTTTTTTATAGTTTTCAATTGCTTGTTCTTTTTGTCCATTAAATTCATAAAGTCCGCCTTTTACTTGGTAGTAATATTCGGTTTCTTTTTGTTCAGCTGGTATTTTTTCTAAAAGTTCGAATGCTTTTTCCAGACTATCTTGCTCAACATAAACTCCAATTAGTTCATATCGGATAAAAGTATTGGATTGGTCAATTTCGATAGCTTTTGAATAATTTCTTTTTGCGTTTTCCAAATCTCCATTCATTCTGTATTCAACTGCTTTTTCGTTTAATTCAGTCACACGTTTTTTGTCCGCTTCCGAAATCGAATTTTTGCAACTACTTACAATGAAAAGCAATAATATGATGTATGTGATTTTTTTCATTTCAAATGCACCCTAACGTTGATGTGTATGGTTAGTTGCGTGGTTAAGCAACTAATTTAACAAATAAATCACAGATAGAATATTCCGCAGGAATGTTCGTAAGTCGGCAGTGACCTAGCAATTAATTATACACGGTGTTGGCGTTAGTTTTTTTATTTAAACGATTTATAAGTATTCCAATTTTGGTCAGTTTTGTTATAAGTCGTTAGCTCATATTTCGGATATTTCTTTTTTAATTTTCCAATCTCACATTAAATTCCGCTAAATCTTTTGTGTAAATCACAAATTCTCGAAATCCAGAAGTCGTAATAGTGATTGGAACAATTGAATTAAAGTCGGATTCTAAAAAGTCAAATATATCGTCTTCGAGATTATCCAATTCAGGTTCGTTTTCAATGTCAGGTAATCCGTCAGCATTTGGCGATAACATTTTGAAAGCAATTCCGCAATTCGTTGAATAATTTTTATTTCCAGCAATTTTGTCGCACGCAACGTTTTTCCGCACAAACATTGGTTTTCCATTATTTTCTCCAGTCGAAACACTCCAACTTTCGGGAATTTCAGTTATTAATTCCGATGAATTTGATTCGTTTTTTTTCTTAAATATATTGTCAAAAATCCCATAATTTTAATTTCTGTTCGGTTTTCTCAAATTAACGCCAACTGGTTATATCAAAACTAAATATACGCTTTATCAGTGTAAGTTGCGTGATAACAGTATATTTTCATTGCTTTTAGCAGTTTCAGATAATCGCTTAACTACAAGGTCAAGAGGGCTGGCAATTGACTGTAAATCTTTTTTACCTACGTGTGTATATATCATTGTGGTTTCCGTTCTACTATGTCCCAGAAGTTCTTGTATATAACGTATGTCTACTCCGTTTTCTAGTAAATGAGTGGCGTAACTGTGTCTTAAAGTATGTGGCGTGACGTGTTTTGTTATTTTGGCCAGCTTGCAAGAACGCTTTAAAAATGCCCGAATGCTTTCTGGACTATATTTTTCGCCGTGTACTCCTTCTACAAAGTATCGTTTAGGAGTGTATGAGGTAAGATAATTATAAAGAAGGGGTTTAAAGCTTTCTGCCATCCCTACATACCGGTCTTTACGACCTTTTCCCTGGCGTATATGAAGTTGGTTTCGGTCTATGTCTAGATCACGCAATTCAAGATTTAAAAGCTCTCCTATACGTAAGCCACAGGAGTATATGAGTGCCAGAAGTGCGCGATGTTTAAGATTGCGTGTGGCTCTCAATAAATCAAGTATTTCTTGTGCACTTAAAACTTCAGGAAGCTTTTTTGACTTCTTAGGTTGTTGTAATGCTAAGTCTTCAATGCTTAGCTTTGGCGTAAAATGTATGAGGTGCTTAAATGCGCTTGTCATTTGACGGTGTGTACTTACAGAATAGTTATAGTTTTTTACACAGCTTCGTATATATAAACTTAGATCATCAAGCTGTGCATCTGCTAGTGATTTCTTAGATAAGTAAATGGCAAAGCCCAAAACAAAACTATAATACGTACGTAATGTACTTTCACTAAAACGCTTCCCTCTCAAATACGTCACATATTTTTTAAGAATAGGAATATTTATAGGTTCTACATGATCTTTACTTAAATTCTGGCGTTTCGTTTTTACAATATCTTTTGGTATAGGCTTCGATATATTAAATGCGGAATAGTCTACAAAAAAGTCAAAGTCACGCAAATTTTTATATAAGGTATGTAAAGAGGTAAAACGCTCAAATATGTAAAAACAACTGTGAGTTTTACTATAGCTAACGTGGACTATACGTTTTATCTTACTGCGATTAATATAGTTGTTTTCAAATTGAAGACTATATGCGGCTTCGTTTCTATGTATAAGAGGTTCTCAAACTACAGTATTCATAAAAAATGGCTTTACAGGTATGTAAAGCCATTAAATTAATGAAATTGAATTATATACGTGTTTTTTTAACTAATACTACATAGCCTTACTGAAAAATAACGCGTTCATCATCAGTTTATTAGTACCGTACCAGAAGGCTCTAAAGTTGGTATTATCTGTAAAGATGAGAACATCACCACGACCTGCAGACTGGTATACAAATGGGCGGGATTCTTTAAGAGCATCTAGATTTATAGAACTTATATAGCCACTTACCAATGGGTCATCAGTATATTGTATTGGGTTTTTGTAACTGGTTTCATCAGCTTCAATAAATAGTGTGGTATCTCTAAATAGATTAATATAATCAGACTCATAACCAAAGGCAATAGGGTGAGAGCGATCTAACTTAGCTTTAAAAATAGCACCACCTATTACCTGCGCACCGTTAAAATCGCTACGCTGTTCAAAAGATATACCCTCAGCAGGATTTTCGGTTTCTTTAGTGCTAAAATCAATAAGTCCTTGTCTTTTAATCCATTTTGCTGAATTTTTAAAACCGACTAATGTACCACCATTGCGAACCCAGGTTGATATTTTTTCAGATTCTTCATCGCTTATAGTTGACCCCCACGAGCTGGGCATAATGAGGGTTGTATAGCTGCTCAAATCTGTGCTGCCTAAATTACGGGTGT
Encoded here:
- a CDS encoding DUF4241 domain-containing protein encodes the protein MKNLIIIYLLILSFSACNSQQKNNSEKDQEMFNIFKKKSQKKSEVLSHADYNQIFENDTIEGMPISVIEIGKLKVPTGKIVVCDPLVTPDMKPLTREVKTGEFPIKIYEVKTEKSGDRYAIAKLEFNQKKAIKWVLALRDGEDINELIDEGDFFGFPVDAGLGGFFDIQAGVEYLKFQDDFMKSNPNGNIYDEIFAMEFKKSAKDQNDPKDYGNWINFKLPNSNLNITMFQSGYGDGMYPAFWGIDKNGEITSLVIDFFVVLLPEDDE
- a CDS encoding tetratricopeptide repeat protein, with the translated sequence MKKITYIILLLFIVSSCKNSISEADKKRVTELNEKAVEYRMNGDLENAKRNYSKAIEIDQSNTFIRYELIGVYVEQDSLEKAFELLEKIPAEQKETEYYYQVKGGLYEFNGQKEQAIENYKKALELTDNPKVKDEMDLSPLVNYAMLETLAGKKEQAVSRLNETLDLDWLTESNKEYLKTFRNEFEFYQGNGTLEFDPKRDIIIKTTNSDSLELVLRKNHINISGSSSSNGNDTTEIYLSEKYRTGINKLNIKTHPNNGYK
- a CDS encoding DUF695 domain-containing protein, with the protein product MFDNIFKKKNESNSSELITEIPESWSVSTGENNGKPMFVRKNVACDKIAGNKNYSTNCGIAFKMLSPNADGLPDIENEPELDNLEDDIFDFLESDFNSIVPITITTSGFREFVIYTKDLAEFNVRLEN
- a CDS encoding tyrosine-type recombinase/integrase — its product is MRDFDFFVDYSAFNISKPIPKDIVKTKRQNLSKDHVEPINIPILKKYVTYLRGKRFSESTLRTYYSFVLGFAIYLSKKSLADAQLDDLSLYIRSCVKNYNYSVSTHRQMTSAFKHLIHFTPKLSIEDLALQQPKKSKKLPEVLSAQEILDLLRATRNLKHRALLALIYSCGLRIGELLNLELRDLDIDRNQLHIRQGKGRKDRYVGMAESFKPLLYNYLTSYTPKRYFVEGVHGEKYSPESIRAFLKRSCKLAKITKHVTPHTLRHSYATHLLENGVDIRYIQELLGHSRTETTMIYTHVGKKDLQSIASPLDLVVKRLSETAKSNENILLSRNLH